The genomic segment CCATGACCTGTTCGCGGATTAGCCCGGAAACCCGGGAAAACGCGGTCCCCAGAGAGACCAGCCAGGCGGAACCCGCGATGGATTTTCTGGTTGAACTCTCGGTTGACAAAAGATTCCCCGGACCTATATTAAAGGGCTGAATTTGAAAACACTTAACATGAGGGTCGACCTTGCCATATCATAAGTCGAATGAAAAACGGATGAAAACCAGCGAGCGGGACCGCCTGAAAAATCGGGCGTTGCGCTCGCAGTTGCGCGTTGCGGTGAAAGAGGTACGCGAAGAGAAAAACAAGGACGCCGCAGCGGCCAAGCTGAAAGAAGCTGCAAGCGTACTGGACCGGGCTGCCGCCGACGGACTGATTCATTGGAAGAACGCCGACAGGAACAAGTCCCGGCTTGCCAAGTTCGTGCAGAAGCTTGACTGATCCGTCCTGAAGTTTTCCCGTTGAAATTGACCGGCCTCTGTCGCTGTCCGCGGCAGAGGCCGTTGACTTTATCCCCGAAATGCTGCAATGCGCCCTTGGGGAGGCGTCGATTGCATACGGGACACACGCGAGTCGGCGATGGTCATTCATCCTCCCAATATGACCGCCGGCCCGAAGCCTCTCAACAACTATTTTTCAGCGATTAAGAATGTAGATGCTGCCTTCGAAGAAACTCGTTCGATAGGACTGTTCGCGGACGACGATCAACTCACGCAGGAACGACTCCTTCTCGCTTGGTGGGATGTCGTCGCGCAGTACAGTAATGGGAAAATCGATGTTGAGGACCCGAACGTTGGTCCCCGCTTTGATGATGTTCGGCGGAAACAGCCGTTCGGTTGTTGCTGCCGCTTCCATATCCGCAAGAGCAAACGGCGGCAGTGATAGTGTGCCGCTGTGCGGAACGGCTCTGCAAACGGCGTCCCGCCAGTGATGTCGCGTCACGACCGGCATGTACCGACCCACCTGCAGAATGGATTCAAACAAAAGCGTCAGCGGCGCCGGGCACCCGAGTTTTGTGCTGTGTCTCAGGAAGAGGGTTAATGGTTCGCGGTATCGAAATGCGATCTCGATCGCAACAAAGTCGGCAGGGGCTACGTCCTGCCGGATGCCAGGGATTATCTGATCGGGGTGACGGCTGGTGAGCCGATTCAGGTCACCAAGGTGGAAATTGACCAGACCGACTTTCCGTACATCGATCCGAAGAGTGCGCCGAGGACAGACCTGTACCGGAATGTGGTGCAACCCGGCTGCGATGAATGCATGGTACTGCTGAACGTCGTCCAACAATAGATAGCTTCCATCTTCGCGGTCCATCACAAGGAGCGGATGCCGCACGAGGCCATCAGCCGTCAACTCCTGTTCCTGGATGTTAGAGTCGAGCCACTCGAAAGTGAGGATTCGCTCAGCTTCCAGGATTCGAATCTGGGAAAGAAGTTCGTCGGTCACGGGGTAGCGAAAAGCAACTGGCGTGCCCCGGTTCTCTGTATGCCTTAAGTGATTGTACGACAATAGATTTATCGAGTCTTCCGATCACCACTGGACATGCAATTGCACGCTGGTTTAACCACCTTGCTCCAGAACAAATTCGCATTTCACATATTGTGCAAGAAAGGTTAACACGACCAGACTACCCGAGAAACGACAAAAGCCGCGGCGTAAACCGCGGCTTGTGTTCTGAGGAAAGTCGGCCGCTGAGCCTATCTGGCGCAGCCAGGGACAGGGGCGGCATAATTGAAGAACAGATAATCGATCAGTCGCTGCAGGTCGGTGATGTCCACCACGCAGGAACCATCCGTGTCCGCCGACGCCGGCCCGTTCGGCACCGGTACACCAAAAAAGATGAAATCCACCAACGCCACCAGGTCCCCAATATCCACAAACCCCGACCCATCCAGATCCCCGCCCGCCGGCGCCTGACCCGTCTCCCCAAAATAACTCTTCACCGCACTCATAAGCGCCTGCACCGACCCCGGCGTCATGTACCAAAGCGGAAATGACAACAGCACCCGCTTCCCCCGAGGACCATCATAGGCAATCCCCACCGGCGTGTTCTCACGACCCGGATCATCTATATTCGAATCGTACTGGTAGATAATCGTGGCGCCGGCACGAGGCGTCAAACTCGGAATGTCCCCCATCCGCTTGATCCCCCGGGTCGTATCAAGCTCGACCGATGGCCACCCCCCCACTCCCTTCGCTCCCGCAAAATCCTTCGCATAGTTCAACGCGTACGACTGCAGCATAAACTCATCGTACAACAGATGGCCCGGTGAGGGGGCCGGCGTAAACAACGGGATCGTCTGGTACCCCGCAATCAGCATGTCATTCGTGAACCCACTGTACCACCGCAGCGTGTCCCGACTGTACCGCAGCAGCTTCGTCCCGATGTCGTCATCAATCCACCAGATCGAGGAGTACTGACCCGCCAACGGACGTTTCAGCGCATCCGCATAATCGTCCACCGTCACCAACCCATGCGGCGCGCCGCTCAACACCGTGTCGTACCACGCTTCCAACTCCGGCTGGCTCGGCATGAAATCGTACTCCTCCGTCATCTCATCCGCAATCAATATCCCATGATCAAACGTCGCCGGCGTACCAACCACTGCCGCTGAGAAAGCCGACTCGTAACCGGACTGGTCAACCGCCTTGAGCTTGTATTGATACGTAACCCAGTGGACCACCGCGTTGTCAGTGTAGGCAGTCTGCGTCAGCCCCCCTGCCAACAGTGTGAAATCACCCTCAAACTCCCCCTTGCGATACAGATCATAGTGGTCGAGGTCCGCCTCGTGGTTGCTCGCCCAGCTCAACTGCACCGAACCCACCATCGGCTCAGCGACCACTTGCGCCGGCACCCGCGGGTAGAGCTGCGGGATCTCCGAGGATTCCTCCATGTACACCGGCGGATAGCCGCCCGACGGTGTGCCCTTGACCGCAAAGTAGTACCGAATGCCCTGTGTCAACCCGTTGAACGTCTGTGTGCATGTCCCAGGAGTAACAACAGCGGAGTCGTTGTATATCCCGGACGTGGTGCCGCGATACACGACATATTGATAATCTGACCGGCAGTTGTTCAGAAACACGGTCAGGGCCTGACCATCTCCCTGATCAACTATGCTGTCGATTCCCGTTGGGCTGCCGGCATCAGCGACATACGCTACCGACGCAGCGAACGTCTTCACGATGCCGGTCATATACGCGAAATTAAGTTTGGTGGTGGAATCGGACGGGCGGTGATAATTGGGAGTATTAAAATCCCCTTCGATCGCCATAACGATATTGAACCCCTGTTGATTGAACGGATAATGATCAGAATTTCCCTGCAGCGGAGCATTGGTGGGGCCGATGTTCGACACCCGGGTGCCCGTTTGTGCAAACAAATCACGGTAAGCGGTATTGGAGCCGCTTTCGAGATCGGTGTTCCAGGTGGCATCGGGAGAATAGCCGATCATGTCCGCATTGTACATCACCTCGACATCAGTACCGGCGGCTCGAAAATCAGCAGCGGCATCCTCCGAACCATACAGTCCCTCTTCCTCGCCGGAGAACGGCATGAATATGACGGTCTTGCGAAGGGGAATATCCCTGAGCACGCGCGCCAGTTCGAGCACCATGGATGTACCGGACCCGTTGTCATCGGCGCCGGGCGCATGTGTCATCGCAGTGGAGGAGTACGAGTCATAATGTCCGCCGACAACTATTACCTTGTCCGGCTCCGAGGTACCAAGCTTGACCGCCTTCACGTTGTATCCGGGGTATCCTCCGATAGTAAAGTACGGCGTTGTGACATCCGTATAGCCCCAGTTCAAAAAACGCTGCACCAGCCAATCGCGTGCCTTGTTCACCGAGTCGGTGTATGCGTACCGCGTATAGAACGCCTGCAGGCGCGCATCAAATCCGTACACCGAATCTTGTTGGACCCGGTTGGCGACCGTATCAGACGGCGGCGCCAATAGAGCGGGCGCAAAACCAACGGTTACTCCCTCAAAGACGAACGGCACGCTCAATTCGGCTAGGGGACGGACTTTCAACCCGTAGTCCCGCCGCCACGACTGTGCCTGGCTTGCCGTCCCTTCCACCAACTGTAAGTCATTGTCGAGAGGCATGGCGCTGGTAAGCGTCGCGCTCTTGGGAAGCTCGGAAGCTTGTTTTGAGGGGTAAACCACATGGTACACACTCAGGTCGACATCGGCTTTTATCGACTCAAATGCAATTCCCGCCAGGGTAAGTTTCGTTTGCTGTTCGGCAGAGGCACTCACCAGATACCGATTGTCCAGCCGAATCAGTCCATGGCCGAGCTGCTGCTGAGCCAACCGGGCCTGCTCGCGATTTCCCAGTGAGATGTATCCAAGGTCCGCACTTTGGACGGAATGCGGCAGAACACCGACTACAATGAAACCCACCATCATCAAAATTCGCATAAACGCCTCCGGTCAACTCTCAGATGACAATTCCAACGCAGCTCCTGAACTCCGTTCGGCACTAATCACACGCAAGTACTTCAGGCCTTCTGATCTCTCCAATCTATCGACACGGACTCCCTTGTCAACCAGGGAGCGTGGGTCGCGCATCAGTGCGCGCATCCCGACACTGGCGCATCAGAGCCAAAGAACAGATAATCGATCAGTCGCTGCAGGTCGGTGATGTCCACCACGCAGGAACCATCCGTGTCCGCCGACGCCGGCCCGTTCGGCACCGGTACACCAAAAAAGATGAAGTCCACCAACGCCACCAGGTCCCCAATATCCACAAACCCCGACCCATCCAGATCCCCGCCCGCCGGCGCCTGACCCGTCTCCCCAAAATAACTCTTCACCGCACTCATGAGCGCCTGCACCGACCCCGGCGTCATGTACCAAAGCGGAAATGACAACAGCACCCGCTTCCCCCGAGGACCATCATAGGCAATCCCCACCGGCGTGTTCTCACGACCCGGATCATCTATATTCGAATCGTACTGGTAGATAATCGTGGCGCCGGCACGAGGCGTCAAACTCGGAATGTCCCCCATCCGCTTGATCCCCCGGGTCGTATCAAGCTCGACCGATGGCCACCCCCCCACTCCCTTCGCTCCCGCAAAATCCTTCGCATAGTTCAACGCGTACGACTGCAGCATAAACTCATCGTACAACAGATGGCCCGGTGAGGGGGCCGGCGTAAACAACGGGATCGTCTGGTACCCCGCAATCAGCATGTCATTCGTGAACCCACTGTACCACCGCAGCGTGTCCCGACTGTACCGCAGCAGCTTCGTCCCGATGTCGTCATCAATCCACCAGATCGAGGAGTACTGACCCGCCAACGGACGTTTCAGTGCATCCGCATAATCATCCACCGTCACCAACCCGTGCGGCGCGCCGCTCAACACCGTGTCGTACCACGCTTCCAACTCCGGCTGGCTCGGCATGAAATCGTACTCCTCCGTCATCTCATCCGCAATCAATATCCCATGATCAAACGTCGCCGGCGTGCTTGCGACCTCAACCGAAAAATCTGAAGCCAGGCCGGTTCGATCAATCGCCCTGACGCGATAGCGCGAGGCAAACCATCGCAACGCGGTACTGTCATCAAATGTCGTCTGCATCAGGTTCCCGGCGATGAGGCGAAACTCGGTCTCGAACTCCGCACGGCGATACAGCTCGTAGTGGTCAAGATCGGCTTCATGGTTGCTGGCCCAGGAGAGACGTATGGCGCCGATTTGCGGTTCAGCGCTCACGGATGCGGGAATGCGAGGATACAGGAGAGGGGTTTCCGACAGTTCCTCTGCATATACGGCTGGATACCCACCGTCGGGGATTCCTCGCACCGTCATATAATACCTGACGCCCTGCGTCAGACCCGTAAGTAGTTGCTGACTTGCGCCGGGCGTAACCGGCACCGAATCGTTGTAGACTCCTGGTGCAGTACCACGATATGCGTAATAAGTGTAATCACTTCGGACATTTCCAAAATGTATGGTCAGACCCTGTCCATCCCCCTGGTCGACAATGCT from the Candidatus Zixiibacteriota bacterium genome contains:
- the rpsT gene encoding 30S ribosomal protein S20; translation: MPYHKSNEKRMKTSERDRLKNRALRSQLRVAVKEVREEKNKDAAAAKLKEAASVLDRAAADGLIHWKNADRNKSRLAKFVQKLD
- a CDS encoding M28 family peptidase, with the protein product MRILMMVGFIVVGVLPHSVQSADLGYISLGNREQARLAQQQLGHGLIRLDNRYLVSASAEQQTKLTLAGIAFESIKADVDLSVYHVVYPSKQASELPKSATLTSAMPLDNDLQLVEGTASQAQSWRRDYGLKVRPLAELSVPFVFEGVTVGFAPALLAPPSDTVANRVQQDSVYGFDARLQAFYTRYAYTDSVNKARDWLVQRFLNWGYTDVTTPYFTIGGYPGYNVKAVKLGTSEPDKVIVVGGHYDSYSSTAMTHAPGADDNGSGTSMVLELARVLRDIPLRKTVIFMPFSGEEEGLYGSEDAAADFRAAGTDVEVMYNADMIGYSPDATWNTDLESGSNTAYRDLFAQTGTRVSNIGPTNAPLQGNSDHYPFNQQGFNIVMAIEGDFNTPNYHRPSDSTTKLNFAYMTGIVKTFAASVAYVADAGSPTGIDSIVDQGDGQALTVFLNNCRSDYQYVVYRGTTSGIYNDSAVVTPGTCTQTFNGLTQGIRYYFAVKGTPSGGYPPVYMEESSEIPQLYPRVPAQVVAEPMVGSVQLSWASNHEADLDHYDLYRKGEFEGDFTLLAGGLTQTAYTDNAVVHWVTYQYKLKAVDQSGYESAFSAAVVGTPATFDHGILIADEMTEEYDFMPSQPELEAWYDTVLSGAPHGLVTVDDYADALKRPLAGQYSSIWWIDDDIGTKLLRYSRDTLRWYSGFTNDMLIAGYQTIPLFTPAPSPGHLLYDEFMLQSYALNYAKDFAGAKGVGGWPSVELDTTRGIKRMGDIPSLTPRAGATIIYQYDSNIDDPGRENTPVGIAYDGPRGKRVLLSFPLWYMTPGSVQALMSAVKSYFGETGQAPAGGDLDGSGFVDIGDLVALVDFIFFGVPVPNGPASADTDGSCVVDITDLQRLIDYLFFNYAAPVPGCAR
- a CDS encoding M28 family peptidase, whose amino-acid sequence is MKVIGWILLGCALAGRADAVDIGFVAIDSDRDVMQARSVLSHAMARVGNRFLVAVDSAQQSQLAKGGLSWESVLVDQRLDDWYLLMSSHGQDATGWLAADVQAVRLDEDRFLVHLSSSTVKAIATEANLKCRELSDLSIRFTHQPSIAVAQDEWRDGFPSDSLALRVSQDSLYAFDSRLQAFYTRFFRTDSAFKARDWLVQKFQGWGYTQVTTQPVWVGEYWGTPCNCWSDNVMTIKPGWAEPEKIIVIGAHYDSYSQYDEMVHAPGADDNASGTSVVLEMARILKDIPLRKTIIFMPFGAEEIWMYGSYVAVDSFAAVGADIEVMYNYDMVGYEPNTVYNTRLQAGNNQAYLNVSVACASRVSSIVPWLPSGLQASDHTPFDEQGWPVVYTAEGDFNTPNYHQPTDSTSKLNFDYMTNIARMAAAALGYVGDAASPTPVDSIVDQGDGQGLTIHFGNVRSDYTYYAYRGTAPGVYNDSVPVTPGASQQLLTGLTQGVRYYMTVRGIPDGGYPAVYAEELSETPLLYPRIPASVSAEPQIGAIRLSWASNHEADLDHYELYRRAEFETEFRLIAGNLMQTTFDDSTALRWFASRYRVRAIDRTGLASDFSVEVASTPATFDHGILIADEMTEEYDFMPSQPELEAWYDTVLSGAPHGLVTVDDYADALKRPLAGQYSSIWWIDDDIGTKLLRYSRDTLRWYSGFTNDMLIAGYQTIPLFTPAPSPGHLLYDEFMLQSYALNYAKDFAGAKGVGGWPSVELDTTRGIKRMGDIPSLTPRAGATIIYQYDSNIDDPGRENTPVGIAYDGPRGKRVLLSFPLWYMTPGSVQALMSAVKSYFGETGQAPAGGDLDGSGFVDIGDLVALVDFIFFGVPVPNGPASADTDGSCVVDITDLQRLIDYLFFGSDAPVSGCAH